The proteins below are encoded in one region of Paenibacillus albus:
- a CDS encoding MBL fold metallo-hydrolase: MIMNKNVETAEIQYIGQVGVIIRRNGFTVAIDPYLTDSVDRLVTEPANFWVRNYPPPVEPSSLTDIDLILITHEHLDHMDPETLLAIAEASPRCKIATPRICAPMLREAGIEEHRLVQLKHGAPMLCEAGLIIRPIPAWHEAREVDSEGWDRYLGYMLEWDGLTIYHAGDTLVTEQLITILKTFNIDLGMLPINGRDLFRDRAGVVGNMNAREATALAWEVKMDMVVPLHFDMYPNNSEGITGFVEELYQKYRGQKYHIFQPGETLTICRSRRE; encoded by the coding sequence ATGATTATGAACAAGAATGTTGAAACAGCAGAAATTCAGTATATTGGACAAGTTGGCGTTATTATTCGCCGAAATGGATTTACGGTAGCTATCGATCCTTATTTGACTGATTCGGTGGATCGTTTGGTCACGGAACCGGCAAATTTTTGGGTTCGAAATTATCCGCCGCCGGTTGAGCCTAGTAGCTTAACAGACATTGATCTCATTCTCATCACGCATGAACATTTGGATCATATGGATCCGGAGACACTTCTGGCAATTGCTGAAGCATCACCTCGCTGCAAGATTGCAACTCCTCGAATATGTGCACCGATGCTTCGGGAAGCGGGTATTGAGGAACACCGTCTTGTGCAGCTCAAGCATGGCGCACCAATGCTCTGCGAGGCTGGGCTCATTATTCGTCCGATTCCGGCATGGCATGAAGCGCGAGAGGTTGACAGCGAAGGCTGGGATCGATACTTAGGGTATATGCTTGAATGGGACGGGCTCACGATCTACCATGCAGGCGATACGCTTGTGACAGAGCAGCTCATTACGATATTGAAGACGTTTAACATTGACCTGGGCATGCTGCCGATTAACGGGAGAGATTTGTTCCGGGATCGCGCAGGCGTTGTCGGCAATATGAATGCGCGTGAAGCGACAGCGCTCGCGTGGGAAGTGAAGATGGATATGGTCGTGCCGCTGCACTTCGATATGTACCCGAACAACAGTGAAGGCATTACCGGATTTGTCGAGGAGCTGTACCAGAAGTACCGCGGACAGAAATATCATATTTTTCAACCCGGAGAGACTTTGACGATCTGCCGTTCCCGCCGTGAATAG